In Trichocoleus sp., the DNA window GCGAAACTGGGAGCCAAGTTGATCAATGGCACCGTTCACGGAATTGATATTCCAACGGGCAATACGGGTGTTTACACCATCCACTATGCCGATCACTCAAGCGGCAGCGTCGAAGGAACGGCTCAAACGCTGCAAGTTGATCTGATCATCGGTGCAGATGGAGCAAACTCGCGGGTGGCAAAAGCGATCGACGCAGGTGACTACAACTACGCAATTGCCTTTCAGGAGCGGATTCGTTTGCCTGAAGATAAGATGGCATACTACGAAGAACTGGCTGAAATGTATGTGGGAGATGATGTTTCCCCTGATTTCTATGCCTGGGTCTTCCCCAAATACGATCACGTTGCTGTCGGTACAGGCACGATGAAGGTCAACAAAGCCATCATCAAAGACCTGCAAGCAGGAATCCGTGCGAGGGCCGCTAAAAAGCTTGAAGGTGGCAAAATCATCAAAGTCGAAGCTCACCCCATTCCAGAACACCCCCGTCCGCGTCGAGTTGTTGGTCGCGTGGCGCTAGTTGGTGATGCAGCAGGCTATGTCACGAAGTCTTCTGGCGAAGGAATTTACTTTGCTGCGAAGTCGGGTCGGATGTGTGCAGAAACGATCGTTGAGCTTTCAAATCAGGGAGCCAAGATTCCGACTGAAGCCGATCTGAAGGTCTACCTGAAGAAATGGGATAGAACCTACGGAGCAACCTATCTTGTCCTCGATATCCTTCAGCGGGTGTTCTATCGTTCAGATGCCACTCGCGAAGCCTTCGTTGAGATGTGTTCAGATATTGATGTGCAAAAGCTGACATTTGACAGCTACCTTTACAAAACTGTCGTTCCAGCAAATCCGCTGGTGCAACTCAAAATCACTGCGAAGACGATCGGTAGCTTGTTGCGAGGAAATGCTCTCGCTCCTTAAGCGATCGTCTTGAACTGAGTAGCTAGATCGGGTGGGCAAATGCTCACCCTTTTTTGCGTAATTTTGCGATTTCGTCTATCGACAGCCTAACGACTCACGGGTATCCACACCTGTTACAGAATTCGTGCCTTCTGCCGTCTTACACAACTCAAGCACCTGTTCTCGATCGAGCATCGCAAAGCTAAAATCTGCCCCATTGACTTTCGCCCCTCGAAAGTTGGACTTCAGGAGCATGGCTGATGTTAGAACCGCATCTGTTA includes these proteins:
- the chlP gene encoding geranylgeranyl reductase gives rise to the protein MTLRVAVVGSGPAGSSAAETLAKAGIETYLFERKLDNAKPCGGAIPLCMVDEFGLPPEIIDRRVRKMKMISPSNIEVNIGQTLKDDEYIGMCRREVLDGFLRDRAAKLGAKLINGTVHGIDIPTGNTGVYTIHYADHSSGSVEGTAQTLQVDLIIGADGANSRVAKAIDAGDYNYAIAFQERIRLPEDKMAYYEELAEMYVGDDVSPDFYAWVFPKYDHVAVGTGTMKVNKAIIKDLQAGIRARAAKKLEGGKIIKVEAHPIPEHPRPRRVVGRVALVGDAAGYVTKSSGEGIYFAAKSGRMCAETIVELSNQGAKIPTEADLKVYLKKWDRTYGATYLVLDILQRVFYRSDATREAFVEMCSDIDVQKLTFDSYLYKTVVPANPLVQLKITAKTIGSLLRGNALAP